From a single Nicotiana tomentosiformis chromosome 2, ASM39032v3, whole genome shotgun sequence genomic region:
- the LOC104112861 gene encoding organelle RRM domain-containing protein 2, mitochondrial, with amino-acid sequence MAFFRRIFSGSSSTIFQSQLSSIRFNSTLTSPKLFVSGLSRYTSDENLKKAFEQFGKLVEAKVITDRATGRSKGFGFVSYETVEEAEKAREGMNAKFLDGWVIFVDPARPSMPRPPPPPPPQDPLNFGITTNKTVGWTGQ; translated from the exons ATGGCATTTTTTCGTCGCATTTTCAGTGGATCATCATCTACAATTTTTCAATCACAACTTTCTTCAATCCGCTTTAATTCAACACTTACAAGTCCAAAGCTATTTGTCAGCG GGCTTTCAAGATACACTAGTGATGAAAACCTTAAAAAAGCATTTGAACAATTTGGAAAACTTGTTGAAG CGAAAGTTATTACTGATAGAGCAACTGGGAGATCAAAGGGATTTGGATTTGTTTCTTATGAAACAGTAGAAGAAGCTGAGAAGGCTCGTGAAGGAATGAATGCCAAGTTCTTGGATGGCTGGGTAATTTTTGTTGACCCTGCAAGGCCAAGTATGCCTAGACCACCACCGCCACCACCTCCACAAGATCCACTGAACTTTGGGATTACGACGAATAAGACTGTTGGTTGGACTGGCCAGTGA
- the LOC104112863 gene encoding uncharacterized protein, with protein MMEIEKPLNVDSKCDRQWLVDASTEQEEPCVEKLNFKTLDGVELDCCATNHATNCATEKVDGVGVEYCAMNRAPETVELEGCGTNRAPETENGIELEGCATNAPETLNTEESELGEKQAKKLNNCDVHPCVRIDVKEASNDEMLSEVSNPNLSPRENTSSFQTISSQGVDLLSNNQGGSGEITSFSSGNSSADESVSEEEHNQIDVSEAVAKSSVVLEIPKEFSTTGVRKITFKFSKRKEDYGNAYASAALPVTDRVDDGFGEAHAWYPLASDDMTQRISSTNGAFYRHGDPFLCPPNMELKMSKKVISDAYPTNVKKLLSTGILEGARVKYISTSGKMELPGIIKDYGYLCGCSFCNFSKVLSAYEFEVHAGGKTRHPNNHIYLENGKPIYRIIQELKTAPLSRLEEVVRDVAGSSINEQYFEAWKAKLLQYYEVASANQYSYGKASGMYHSKLSSVMEDGLIPASYSYIDNFPPNPFSYMETAEAWKHVVKKPRSNFSSSTVEPKRPAEGCTRKRDNDLHRSLFMPNGLPDGTDLAYYSKGKKVLGGYKLGIGIVCSCCDTEISPSQFEAHAGCAAKRQPYRHIYTSNGLTLHDIALMLANGQSIATNNSDDMCTICGDGGELICCEGCPRAFHAACLGVQCTPTSGWLCSYCRDNFVPGRKPAGDAGPIMIRLTRVVKAPESEGGGCVVCRTPDFSVAKFDDRTVMLCDQCEKEFHVGCLRESGLCDLKELPKDKWFCCDDCNSVYAVLQKCVLKGAEVIPAPAATAVTKKHVQKCLMDTATNDIQWRILSGKSRYPEHLPLLSRAATIFRECFDPIVAKSGRDLIPVMVYGRNISGQEFGGMYCIVLTVKSVVVSAGLLRIFGQEVAELPLVATSRENQGKGYFQALFACIEMLLSSMHVKNLVLPAAEEAESIWTNKLGFKKMTDERYLKYSRDFQLTVFKGASMLEKEVHQTAYEL; from the exons atgATGGAAATTGAGAAACCCCTAAATGTTGATTCAAAGTGTGACAGACAATGGTTGGTAGATGCTAGTACTGAACAGGAGGAGCCATGTGTTGAGAAGCTTAATTTTAAAACTTTAGATGGTGTAGAATTAGATTGTTGTGCCACGAATCATGCCACTAATTGTGCAACCGAAAAAGTAGATGGAGTAGGAGTAGAATATTGTGCCATGAATCGTGCACCCGAAACTGTAGAATTAGAAGGTTGTGGCACGAATCGTGCACCTGAAACTGAAAATGGTATAGAATTAGAAGGTTGTGCCACGAATGCGCCTGAAACTTTAAACACGGAGGAATCAGAGTTAGGTGAGAAGCAGGCAAAAAAGTTGAATAATTGTGATGTCCATCCCTGTGTAAGGATTGACGTGAAGGAAGCTTCGAATGATGAGATGCTTTCTGAAGTTTCAAATCCAAATTTGTCTCCAAGAGAGAACACATCAAGTTTCCAGACTATCAGTAGTCAAGGGGTTGATTTGTTGAGTAATAATCAAGGTGGTTCTGGAGAGATTACATCTTTTTCGTCAGGGAATTCAAGCGCGGATGAGAGTGTCAGTGAAGAAGAGCATAATCAAATTGATGTATCCGAGGCAGTTGCAAAGTCCTCTGTGGTACTTGAAATTCCAAAGGAATTTAGCACAACTGGTGTCAGGAAGATTACATTTAAGTTTAGCAAAAGAAAGGAGGATTATGGTAATGCATATGCTTCAGCTGCTCTGCCCGTGACTGATCGGGTTGATGATGGATTTGGTGAAGCACATGCATGGTATCCTTTGGCATCTGATGATATGACTCAACGTATTTCAAGCACAAATGGAGCATTTTATCGACACGGAGATCCTTTTTTATGTCCTCCAAACATGGAATTAAAAATGTCTAAGAAGGTCATTTCTGATGCTTACCCGACAAATGTCAAGAAGCTTCTATCGACGGGTATTTTGGAAGGAGCAAGGGTGAAGTACATTTCAACTTCTGGGAAG ATGGAGCTTCCTGGAATTATAAAGGATTACGGATACTTGTGTGGTTGTTCATTCTGCAATTTCTCCAAA GTTCTCAGTGCTTACGAATTTGAAGTGCATGCTGGGGGCAAGACTAGACACCCAAACAATCATATTTATTTGGAGAATGGAAAACCTATTTACAGGATAATTCAAGAGTTGAAGACTGCACCACTTAGCCGACTAGAAGAAGTTGTAAGAGACGTGGCTGGTTCTTCTATTAATGAACAATATTTTGAGGCTTGGAAAG CAAAACTCCTGCAATACTATGAGGTGGCTAGTGCTAACCAATATTCTTATGGAAAGGCTTCAGGAATGTATCACTCTAAGCTAAG TTCGGTGATGGAAGATGGCCTTATTCCTGCTTCCTACTCCTATATTGACAACTTCCCTCCAAATCCATTTAGCTATATGGAGACAGCAGAGGCATGGAAGCATGTGGTTAAAAA GCCAAGGAGCAATTTTTCCAGCTCAACAGTAGAGCCAAAAAGACCTGCTGAAGGTTGCACAAGAAAAAG GGATAATGACTTGCACCGATCATTATTCATGCCAAATGGACTTCCAGATGGAACTGATTTGGCATATTATTCTAAGGGGAAG AAAGTTCTGGGGGGCTACAAGCTGGGAATTGGCATAGTCTGCAGCTGCTGTGATACTGAG ATAAGTCCGTCCCAGTTTGAGGCTCATGCTGGATGTGCAGCTAAACGTCAGCC TTACCGTCACATCTACACTTCCAATGGACTTACCCTACACGATATAGCATTAATGCTGGCAAATGGTCAAAGTATTGCCACCAATAACAGTGATGATATGTGTACAATATGCGGCGATGGGGGAGAACTGATTTGCTGTGAAGGGTGTCCTCGGGCTTTCCATGCAG CTTGTTTAGGTGTACAGTGTACCCCAACCAGTGGTTGGCTCTGTTCATATTGTAGAGACAATTTTGTCCCTGGTAGGAAACCTGCAGGAGATGCAGGACCAATTATGATACGGTTGACAAGAGTGGTTAAAGCTCCGGAGTCTGAAGGTGGTGGGTGCGTTGTTTGCAG GACCCCGGATTTTAGTGTTGCCAAATTTGATGATCGGACAGTTATGCTCTGTGACCAG TGTGAGAAAGAATTCCATGTTGGGTGTCTGCGGGAAAGTGGGCTGTGTGATCTGAAA GAACTCCCAAAAGATAAATGGTTTTGTTGCGATGACTGCAATAGCGTTTATGCGGTACTTCAGAAGTGTGTTCTGAAGGGAGCTGAGGTCATTCCAGCACCTGCAGCAACTGCAGTAACTAAGAAGCATGTCCAGAAATGTTTAATGGATACAGCTACAAATGACATTCAGTGGCGAATCTTAAGTGGGAAGAGTCGCTACCCGGAGCATCTACCTCTTCTTTCCAGAGCAGCAACAATCTTTAGG GAGTGCTTTGATCCTATTGTTGCCAAATCTGGACGAGATCTTATACCTGTTATGGTTTATGG GCGAAACATCTCGGGTCAAGAATTTGGGGGAATGTATTGCATCGTTTTGACTGTAAA GTCAGTAGTTGTATCAGCTGGTCTTCTCAGGATTTTCGGGCAAGAGGTTGCTGAACTACCTTTGGTGGCTACAAGTAGAGAAAACCAAGGGAAA ggTTATTTCCAGGCGTTATTTGCATGTATTGAGATGCTATTATCTTCCATGCATGTTAAAAACCTGGTTCTGCCTGCTGCTGAGGAGGCGGAATCCATCTGGACAAATAAACTGGGGTTCAAAAAGATGACTGATGAACGA TATCTGAAGTATTCAAGAGACTTCCAGTTGACGGTATTCAAGGGAGCGTCAATGTTGGAGAAGGAGGTGCATCAGACAGCTTATGAATTATAA